A single window of Anomaloglossus baeobatrachus isolate aAnoBae1 chromosome 5, aAnoBae1.hap1, whole genome shotgun sequence DNA harbors:
- the LOC142310570 gene encoding uncharacterized protein LOC142310570, translated as MSSSGSPPFGSETEVAETSQEMLPEEDGRGGEIHGAGGQSASTSRAHDRAPPRPSQGRRRGGGGHSASQRAPDSDGEEAGFINIDLLIDEVREREPLWNMADRRHADSIVTRRLWDEVCHAAVEGWGELNSRGQKKQRDKLQKRWRSIRDRFKKELNQEMQAPSGSGGRRSKYRYFRALSFLRTTMVCRSTVCSTQEPASNPTGAIPEQSATGEHRHRPHPSEPSLPSTSVPSTCAGASRETSLPEAAGDEIAFPLPHPSDTAALSRTPLGSGRQRHRGQEKSYAPEFLHLNAAFQNAIQLLAEQNRSSFSLINANMEKNTHELCTRLDRLHLDASKSPNHCFFQAVLERMEKLSLDHQMHVMQATRQALAQVDSQPPPPTPPRPPAPPPAIVPTPPTAQYQPAAQYQPAAQYQPAAQYQPAAQYQLPTTSAPTLPTHYHISPSTPIMTTTQATNSPATSSVSQSLHSTPQSLPNPIPSPGFPLGFSSTPSPSVTSPPPPPTPLSTLNTPTVRVFPPVSPSSTISTPSPRYTNL; from the exons atgtcgtcttctggtagcccgcccttcggCTCAGAAACTGAG gtggccgaaacatcacaggagatgctgccagaagaggacggaaggggtggagaaatacacggagcgggcggtcagagt gcttcaacttctagggctcacgatagagctcccccaagaccgtcccagggtcgtcgtcgaggtggcggtggtcatagt gcatcacagcgtgctcccgattctgacggtgaggaggccggatttatcaacatcgacctcctcatcgatgaagttagagaaagggagccgctgtggaacatggctgaccgccgccacgctgattcgatcgtaacccgtcgactctgggacgaggtatgccacgcagcggtagaaggttggggggagctcaattctcgtggccagaagaaacagc gtgacaaacttcagaagcggtggcggtctatcagggatcgcttcaaaaaggagttgaatcaagagatgcaggccccgagtggatccggaggacgcagatcgaagtaccgttactttagagcgttgtcgttcctccggacaactatggtgtgcagaag caccgtctgcagcactcaggagcctgcatcgaacccgacaggagcgatccctgaacagtccgccactggggaacacaggcacagaccccacccatctgaaccttcccttccatcgacatctgtcccatccacctgcgctggagcttcccgtgagacttcattacctgaagctgctggtgatgagatagcttttcccctaccccacccctctgacactgctgccctcagtagaacacctttgggttctgggcgtcagcgtcataggggtcaggaaaagagctatgcgcccgagttcttgcatctaaatgcagccttccagaacgccattcaattattagccgaacaaaatcgttcatcttttagcttaataaatgccaatatggaaaaaaatacgcacgaattgtgcacgcgtctggacaggctgcatttagatgcaagtaaatcacccaatcattgtttttttcaagccgtactagagcgcatggaaaagctatctcttgaccatcagatgcatgtaatgcaagccacacggcaggctctggcgcaggttgactcccaaccacctccacccacccctccaagaccacctgccccccctccagccattgtccctactccccctactgcccagtaccagcctgctgcccagtaccagcctgctgcccagtaccagcctgctgcccagtaccagcctgcggcccagtaccagctcccaaccacatctgcccctacacttcctacccactaccacatctcgccttccacacccatcatgaccacaactcaagccactaattcaccagccacctcttctgtctcccaatccctccactccacccctcaatccttaccaaatcccatcccatctcctggtttccctcttggtttctcaagcacaccttcaccttctgttacttccccaccaccaccaccaacaccactttccaccctcaatactccaactgtgcgtgtgttcccacctgtcagcccctccagtactatctccaccccaagcccaagatataccaatttataa